A portion of the Streptomyces sp. NBC_00376 genome contains these proteins:
- a CDS encoding carbohydrate ABC transporter permease, whose amino-acid sequence MTTTTTTATTPTTTPAPSPAVAASVAPAGPPRRTGSRRLSGIALAAPFALLLLGTVLVPIGYALYLSLFTDRLSGLGFDGYREVFTGFDNYTSVLGDPAFLDSVAHVALYALVHIPVMLAGALVIALLLDSVAVRLRQMWSLAVFLPHAVPGVIAGLIWGYLYSPGIGPLNDILPFDPLSDGGVLPSIVNMATWQWMGYNMIIFYTALQTVPREVLEAARADGAGALRTALTIKIPMIRPTIFVALVFTTIGSLQLFTEPLVLRTFTGTVTSTWTPSLYIYEAAFISNDYGRAAAASILLAVASALLSALVMRLSARRSR is encoded by the coding sequence ATGACCACGACCACAACCACGGCCACGACTCCGACAACAACGCCCGCTCCCTCCCCGGCAGTCGCGGCCTCCGTCGCGCCCGCGGGCCCGCCCCGGCGGACGGGCAGCCGGCGACTGTCCGGCATCGCTCTGGCCGCCCCGTTCGCGCTCCTGCTGCTGGGCACGGTGCTCGTGCCCATCGGATACGCCCTCTACCTCAGCCTGTTCACCGATCGGCTCTCGGGGCTCGGCTTCGACGGCTACCGCGAGGTGTTCACCGGCTTCGACAACTACACGTCGGTCCTCGGCGACCCCGCCTTCCTCGACAGCGTGGCCCACGTGGCCCTGTACGCGCTCGTCCACATCCCGGTGATGCTCGCGGGCGCACTGGTCATCGCCCTGCTCCTCGACTCCGTCGCCGTACGGCTGCGGCAGATGTGGTCGCTGGCCGTCTTCCTGCCGCACGCGGTGCCCGGGGTGATCGCCGGACTGATCTGGGGCTACCTCTACAGCCCGGGTATCGGCCCGCTGAACGACATCCTTCCGTTCGACCCGCTCAGCGACGGCGGCGTGCTGCCCTCCATCGTCAACATGGCGACCTGGCAGTGGATGGGCTACAACATGATCATTTTCTACACGGCCCTGCAGACCGTGCCCCGTGAGGTGCTCGAAGCCGCCCGCGCCGATGGCGCCGGTGCCCTCCGTACCGCACTGACCATCAAGATCCCCATGATCCGGCCGACGATCTTCGTGGCGCTCGTGTTCACCACGATCGGCTCGCTCCAGCTGTTCACCGAACCCCTGGTGCTGCGGACCTTCACCGGCACGGTGACCAGTACCTGGACCCCCAGCCTCTACATCTACGAAGCGGCCTTCATCAGCAACGACTACGGGCGTGCCGCCGCCGCGTCCATCCTGCTCGCCGTCGCCTCGGCCCTGCTCTCCGCGCTGGTGATGCGCCTGTCCGCCCGGAGGTCACGATGA
- a CDS encoding hydroxyacid dehydrogenase → MSRQSRETQFGPEEMARLHAAAGLGEPLAAEDLGSERVLARLAETEVLITSWGCPVLDEPVLRAAPRLRAVLHAAGSVRAHVPAAAFDRGLLVTTAADANAEPVAQYTLAAVLWAFKKVPFLAADARRFREDWTYRDGRGELSGRDRTVVVVGFSRIGRRVTHLLHTLGLARVVVVDPVVDPAEIAAAGAEPALLEEALPRADVLSLHAPELPATRHMIGAAELAALPPGAVLVNTARGTLIDRTALEAACREGLHAVLDVTDPEPLPATSPLYDLPNVLLTPHIAGSLGSETRTMTAAVLTELERYAAGLPPVSPVTAQSLTTQA, encoded by the coding sequence ATGAGCCGTCAGTCCCGGGAGACGCAGTTCGGCCCGGAGGAAATGGCCCGCCTGCACGCCGCGGCCGGCCTGGGTGAGCCGCTCGCCGCCGAGGACCTGGGCTCCGAACGCGTACTCGCGCGACTCGCCGAGACAGAGGTGCTGATCACCTCGTGGGGCTGTCCGGTGCTGGACGAACCAGTGCTACGGGCCGCCCCCAGGCTGCGCGCCGTCCTCCACGCGGCGGGGTCCGTACGCGCTCACGTGCCGGCCGCCGCGTTCGACCGCGGGCTCCTGGTGACCACGGCGGCCGACGCCAACGCCGAACCCGTCGCCCAGTACACGCTCGCCGCCGTGTTGTGGGCGTTCAAGAAGGTGCCCTTCCTCGCCGCGGACGCACGGCGATTCAGGGAGGACTGGACGTACCGGGACGGCCGGGGAGAGCTGAGCGGGCGTGACCGTACGGTCGTCGTGGTCGGCTTCTCCCGCATCGGCAGGCGGGTCACCCATCTTCTGCACACCCTCGGCCTCGCCCGGGTGGTGGTCGTCGACCCCGTCGTCGATCCGGCGGAGATCGCCGCGGCGGGGGCCGAACCTGCCCTGCTGGAGGAGGCGTTGCCCCGGGCCGACGTGCTGAGTCTGCACGCGCCGGAGCTGCCCGCGACCCGGCACATGATCGGCGCGGCGGAACTGGCCGCGCTGCCTCCCGGGGCGGTACTCGTCAACACCGCCCGGGGCACCCTGATCGACCGCACGGCGCTCGAAGCCGCCTGCCGGGAGGGCCTGCACGCCGTACTCGACGTGACCGATCCCGAACCGCTGCCGGCCACCAGCCCCCTGTACGACCTGCCCAACGTGCTTCTCACACCGCACATCGCCGGCTCGCTCGGGTCGGAGACCAGGACGATGACCGCCGCGGTCCTCACCGAACTCGAACGCTACGCCGCGGGCCTGCCGCCCGTCTCCCCGGTGACCGCGCAATCCCTGACGACCCAGGCATGA
- a CDS encoding carbohydrate ABC transporter permease, with protein MTATTTTPRAGRRPHRPTTPRSVTGSRWTSRGAVHGVLLLAALYSVLPLVWLATSATKSVGDFSTSSAFEFADWNLWNNLRDLFTREDGVFLDWIRNSVLYAGAGAFLGALICTACGYAIAKLDFPGRRALFAVTLAGVLVPPTALALPLYLLASQLHVVDTFWAVFVPLLTNPFGVYLARTFAEASVPDEVLEASRLDGAGELRTFVRIALPVMLPGFVTILLFQFVSIWNNFFLPLVMLTDPKLFPMTLGIYQWGTRAPQFPDYNPLVITGSLLAVIPLAVAFVVLQRQWRSGLSAGSVK; from the coding sequence ATGACAGCAACCACCACGACGCCGAGAGCCGGGAGGCGGCCGCACCGACCCACCACGCCCCGGTCGGTCACCGGCTCCCGCTGGACCTCGCGGGGTGCCGTCCACGGCGTACTGCTCCTCGCCGCGCTCTACAGCGTGCTGCCCCTGGTGTGGCTGGCGACATCGGCCACCAAGTCCGTCGGCGACTTCTCCACCAGCAGCGCCTTCGAGTTCGCGGACTGGAACCTGTGGAACAACCTGCGGGACCTCTTCACCCGGGAGGACGGAGTCTTCCTCGACTGGATCCGCAACTCCGTGCTCTACGCCGGTGCCGGTGCCTTCCTCGGCGCGCTGATCTGCACCGCCTGCGGCTACGCGATCGCCAAGCTCGACTTCCCCGGACGGCGCGCCCTGTTCGCGGTGACCCTGGCAGGCGTTCTGGTACCTCCCACGGCCCTCGCCCTGCCGCTGTACCTTCTCGCCTCACAACTGCACGTCGTGGACACCTTCTGGGCGGTGTTCGTCCCGCTGCTCACCAATCCCTTCGGCGTCTACCTCGCACGGACCTTCGCCGAGGCGTCCGTACCCGACGAGGTACTTGAGGCGTCACGGCTCGACGGGGCCGGCGAACTGCGCACCTTCGTGAGGATCGCCCTGCCGGTGATGCTGCCCGGATTCGTCACCATCCTGCTGTTCCAGTTCGTCAGCATCTGGAACAACTTCTTCCTCCCCCTGGTGATGCTCACCGACCCCAAGCTGTTCCCCATGACCCTGGGGATCTACCAATGGGGCACCCGCGCACCCCAGTTCCCCGACTACAACCCCCTGGTCATCACCGGCTCCCTGCTCGCAGTGATCCCGTTGGCCGTGGCCTTCGTCGTGCTGCAGCGTCAGTGGCGCAGCGGCCTGTCCGCCGGGAGCGTGAAGTGA
- a CDS encoding outer membrane protein assembly factor BamB family protein, giving the protein MSHPHISRRHVLQAGGAAGLASALGLAGQPAAAANRPTTRITDLGPAVVQFSLMSAVLIGDTMYIGSRNIDPVRIIALHLPTRTVVAQTDLTNGHSIQALAADPTGRYLYAGILQKADVGKPNLFRWDLTTPGTPAEAIGRMGDRDVRALAVAPDGVLYAVGGGAETAPALWEWNPGTREVRNAGTPGPKGTLVRAVAATGTTVFFGAGTTFNGGGDTGRATLYAYDRSAGTFTSVAPPEMENDPSIRDLAVMGDTLVVGSAGSTEPSKVVLMDLNDLSSYTVATSTGTVAKSFTEIGDTVYFAGEDGIHGYDKRSDTIAPVEFDGPDLGEIWGVDSRDGKIVVTSAFGFVAEIDPAAGTSTVTELGEAGAPETPQTAMGLAAGDGYVYVGGTGTLARHSLRTGEVVNLRAPGEAKDCVVHDGALYTGQYNSQGIWRHDPHHDQQMRQVADFPHEQNRPLDVTVDRTNGLVLAGVQSDTEGGGSLWTYHPATGRSRCFVDPVDAMQCVRGIASQDGVAYLGGDNTLATGPRSTVVAFDPVRGEELWRIDPQQTAGTAALAVRGRHLYGLSRKGGLFVIDLRRRTLVHRADIRQVCNGFAALVTNRGVVYGVSDTTVFRFDPRTFAVSTVVPAVNGGWYSGSHLTNDEAGHLYTMRGRNLIRITDRPGR; this is encoded by the coding sequence ATGTCCCACCCCCACATCAGCCGACGACACGTGCTCCAGGCAGGAGGCGCGGCCGGGCTGGCCTCAGCGCTCGGCCTCGCAGGACAGCCAGCAGCGGCTGCCAACCGGCCCACGACCCGGATCACCGATCTCGGTCCCGCTGTGGTCCAGTTCTCGCTCATGAGCGCAGTACTGATCGGCGACACCATGTACATCGGCTCACGGAACATCGACCCCGTGCGCATCATCGCGCTCCACCTGCCGACCCGCACCGTTGTGGCCCAGACCGATCTCACCAACGGCCACTCCATCCAGGCCCTGGCAGCCGACCCGACCGGCAGGTACCTGTACGCGGGCATCCTGCAGAAGGCGGACGTGGGCAAGCCCAACCTGTTCCGCTGGGACCTGACCACGCCCGGCACCCCCGCCGAGGCCATCGGCCGCATGGGCGACCGTGACGTACGGGCCCTCGCCGTGGCGCCCGACGGTGTCCTGTACGCCGTGGGCGGCGGCGCCGAGACGGCTCCCGCCCTGTGGGAGTGGAACCCCGGGACCCGCGAGGTCCGCAACGCGGGCACCCCGGGCCCCAAGGGCACCCTCGTGCGCGCCGTCGCGGCGACCGGCACGACCGTGTTCTTCGGCGCGGGAACCACCTTCAACGGCGGCGGCGACACCGGCAGGGCCACCCTCTACGCCTACGACCGGTCCGCCGGGACCTTCACTTCGGTCGCACCCCCGGAGATGGAGAACGATCCGAGCATCCGGGACCTGGCGGTCATGGGCGACACACTCGTCGTCGGCTCCGCCGGGTCGACGGAGCCGTCGAAGGTCGTCCTCATGGACCTGAACGACCTGTCCTCGTACACCGTCGCGACGTCGACCGGGACGGTCGCCAAGTCGTTCACGGAGATCGGCGACACGGTGTACTTCGCCGGTGAGGACGGCATCCACGGCTACGACAAGCGGTCCGACACCATCGCGCCGGTCGAGTTCGACGGACCTGACCTGGGTGAGATCTGGGGCGTGGACAGCCGGGACGGAAAGATCGTCGTCACCTCGGCCTTCGGCTTCGTCGCGGAGATCGACCCGGCCGCGGGCACCTCGACGGTCACCGAACTCGGGGAAGCGGGCGCCCCCGAGACCCCGCAGACCGCCATGGGCCTCGCCGCGGGCGACGGTTACGTGTACGTCGGCGGGACGGGCACCCTCGCCCGGCACTCACTGCGCACCGGCGAGGTCGTCAACCTGCGCGCGCCCGGCGAGGCCAAGGACTGCGTCGTCCATGACGGGGCCCTGTACACCGGCCAGTACAACTCGCAGGGCATCTGGCGCCACGACCCCCACCACGACCAGCAGATGCGCCAGGTGGCCGACTTCCCGCACGAGCAGAACCGGCCGCTGGACGTCACGGTGGACCGGACGAACGGCCTCGTGCTCGCCGGGGTGCAGTCCGACACCGAGGGCGGCGGTTCGCTGTGGACGTACCACCCGGCGACAGGCCGGTCCCGCTGCTTCGTCGACCCCGTCGACGCGATGCAGTGCGTCCGTGGCATCGCGAGCCAGGACGGCGTGGCGTACCTCGGCGGTGACAACACCCTCGCCACCGGACCACGCAGCACCGTGGTGGCGTTCGATCCCGTACGCGGCGAGGAGCTCTGGCGCATCGACCCGCAGCAGACGGCGGGCACAGCGGCTCTGGCGGTCAGGGGACGACACCTCTACGGCCTGTCACGCAAGGGCGGCCTCTTCGTCATCGACCTCCGCCGGCGCACCCTCGTGCACCGGGCGGACATCAGGCAGGTCTGCAACGGCTTCGCCGCCCTGGTGACCAACCGCGGTGTGGTGTACGGAGTCTCCGACACGACCGTGTTCCGCTTCGACCCCCGCACCTTCGCCGTCAGCACCGTCGTCCCCGCCGTCAACGGTGGCTGGTACAGCGGCTCCCACCTCACCAACGACGAGGCCGGCCATCTCTACACCATGCGCGGCCGCAACCTGATCCGGATCACCGACAGGCCGGGCCGCTGA
- a CDS encoding ABC transporter substrate-binding protein: MVLGIPPDAGDGESDPRTHWSRRSLLRTSTGLGAALLTGGALSGCVNASSGATRVRLWSWLTGMDQYVDAFNSAQREVHVELSVIAAGVSGGYAQQTNAIRAHNAPDILHVEYQALPQILTTGGLRELTDDMEDLADGFLPAAWQGVRPDGRTWAVPMDFCPMAFYYRKDLFDDAGIRVPRTWEEFRQAASAVRRADPAARITTFPLNDGAFLAGMAWQAGDPWWRIADGSWQVGIDRRGTLRTADYWQDMIGSGRVGSGSTGTQSWTAAMHKGELWGLLGATWSVGMLKKSLPEDTGRWAVAPMPTWDGEPANGVHGGSAFGISAESDVPEAALTFLRWLSTDPAVPRIGAKVTFPSPAYRAGRRVAREAYDDSYFIGDPVYDVLDEAATRVPEWTWGPNALSVFSAAADALGPVPTGATTMPRAMHRIQSSAVATMRARGLAVKNEART, encoded by the coding sequence ATGGTGCTCGGCATCCCACCCGACGCCGGTGACGGAGAAAGCGATCCCCGGACGCACTGGTCGAGGAGGTCGCTGCTGCGTACCTCCACCGGTCTCGGCGCCGCGCTTCTCACCGGCGGCGCTCTCAGCGGTTGCGTGAATGCGTCCTCCGGGGCCACTCGGGTACGCCTGTGGTCCTGGCTGACCGGGATGGACCAGTACGTCGACGCGTTCAACTCCGCTCAGCGCGAGGTCCACGTCGAGCTGAGCGTGATCGCCGCCGGAGTCTCGGGCGGCTACGCGCAGCAGACCAATGCCATCCGTGCACACAACGCTCCCGACATCCTGCACGTGGAGTACCAGGCCCTGCCGCAGATCCTGACCACGGGCGGTCTGCGCGAGCTGACCGACGACATGGAGGACCTCGCCGACGGGTTCCTGCCCGCCGCCTGGCAGGGCGTCCGTCCGGACGGACGCACCTGGGCCGTGCCGATGGATTTCTGCCCGATGGCCTTCTACTACCGCAAGGACCTCTTCGACGACGCGGGAATCCGGGTGCCCCGCACCTGGGAGGAGTTCAGGCAGGCCGCCTCGGCCGTCCGCCGGGCCGACCCGGCCGCGCGGATCACCACCTTCCCCCTCAACGACGGCGCGTTCCTCGCCGGGATGGCCTGGCAGGCCGGGGACCCGTGGTGGCGGATCGCGGACGGCTCCTGGCAGGTCGGCATCGACCGCCGGGGCACCCTGCGCACCGCCGACTATTGGCAGGACATGATCGGCTCCGGCCGCGTCGGCAGCGGCAGCACCGGCACGCAGAGCTGGACCGCCGCCATGCACAAGGGCGAGCTGTGGGGGCTCCTGGGCGCGACCTGGAGCGTGGGGATGCTGAAGAAGTCCCTGCCCGAGGACACCGGTCGCTGGGCCGTCGCGCCGATGCCCACCTGGGACGGCGAGCCGGCCAACGGTGTGCACGGCGGTTCCGCCTTCGGGATCTCGGCCGAGAGCGACGTACCCGAGGCGGCCCTGACGTTCCTGCGATGGCTGAGCACCGATCCCGCCGTTCCGCGTATCGGAGCGAAGGTCACGTTCCCTTCGCCCGCCTACCGGGCCGGCAGGCGCGTCGCCCGTGAGGCGTACGACGACTCCTACTTCATCGGCGACCCGGTGTACGACGTGCTGGACGAAGCGGCGACCCGGGTACCCGAGTGGACCTGGGGCCCCAACGCACTCAGCGTCTTCTCCGCCGCCGCCGACGCCCTGGGACCCGTCCCCACCGGAGCGACCACGATGCCCAGGGCGATGCACCGCATCCAGTCATCCGCCGTCGCCACCATGCGGGCGCGTGGCCTGGCCGTGAAGAACGAGGCCCGGACATGA
- a CDS encoding heparin lyase I family protein produces MNKRTMVRASTALVLAGALSVLCLNAAEAGQDRPDRSATQQSRSSARSALLDIDYQDGSLDSGIPGLTTTHATAHDASSVVRSGDDYAITHKVTLGDPGYESDGAPRSESATNNILQGIFQVGDVRRYEFSVLLKDWKTYEPGDSESGDIIFQGKHAGGNWPSFYLMAKRNGIAFRSPTLDLQAVVVDDFRPYVNQWMTFRVDVRWTGDRTGYYRISTRTPGESEFALRKMYENVQTFHPKNPTDLGYIKWGLYRPGQSIENGDVPTRIVQHDNISIQDLAGE; encoded by the coding sequence ATGAACAAGAGGACAATGGTGCGGGCCTCGACCGCCCTCGTACTGGCGGGGGCACTCAGCGTGTTGTGCCTGAACGCCGCCGAAGCGGGCCAGGACAGACCGGACCGATCCGCGACGCAGCAGTCCCGGAGCAGCGCGCGTTCCGCACTGCTCGACATCGACTACCAGGACGGCAGCCTCGACTCGGGAATCCCCGGACTGACGACGACGCACGCCACCGCACACGACGCCTCGTCCGTCGTCAGGTCCGGCGACGACTACGCCATCACGCACAAGGTGACGCTCGGGGATCCCGGCTACGAGTCCGACGGGGCCCCGCGCAGTGAGAGCGCCACGAACAACATCCTCCAGGGCATATTCCAAGTGGGCGACGTGCGACGGTACGAGTTCAGTGTCCTCCTGAAGGACTGGAAGACCTACGAGCCGGGGGACTCGGAGAGCGGCGACATCATCTTCCAGGGGAAGCACGCCGGCGGGAACTGGCCGTCCTTCTACCTGATGGCCAAGCGCAACGGCATCGCCTTCCGGTCACCCACGCTCGACCTGCAAGCCGTTGTGGTCGATGACTTCCGCCCGTACGTCAATCAGTGGATGACGTTCCGCGTGGACGTCCGCTGGACGGGCGACAGGACCGGCTACTACAGGATCTCCACCCGCACGCCCGGCGAATCGGAGTTCGCCCTGCGGAAGATGTACGAGAACGTGCAGACCTTCCACCCCAAGAACCCCACGGATCTCGGCTACATCAAGTGGGGCCTTTACCGGCCCGGCCAGAGCATCGAGAACGGAGACGTTCCGACGCGGATCGTGCAGCACGACAACATCAGCATTCAGGATCTCGCGGGCGAGTGA